From the genome of Bradyrhizobium sp. SZCCHNS1050, one region includes:
- a CDS encoding transglutaminase-like cysteine peptidase encodes MLRIDRPRVLPRALGLALVLSVVAGCAGAAFAETSNRRSPQGTADGALPVPPPVRFFTINAVLAKHDGLRRSASAAVEVASTDPAGPAGSVSDAPQGPAVATPSDEPFGLMTFRAPEGVLWVKWRGIQGAMASERISVERCNRDDARCSASERLFVALTRSASAASDGRTRAEMINRGVNQAVRYVSDDQQHGLPDVWSSPLQTLRSGLGDCEDYAIAKYALLLAAGTPESDLKLLLVRDLAVRQDHAVVAVRLDGKWSVLDNRRAALMEGRDLQSFMPLFAIDHRGVSLFAAPYAERPHHESESDVTPAAEADIGGGGNPGRPLLL; translated from the coding sequence ATGTTGCGGATCGATCGGCCGCGGGTTCTCCCGCGCGCGCTGGGACTTGCGCTGGTGTTGTCGGTCGTGGCCGGTTGTGCCGGCGCTGCGTTCGCCGAGACTTCAAATCGTAGATCTCCGCAAGGCACTGCGGATGGCGCGCTGCCGGTACCGCCGCCCGTCCGTTTCTTCACCATCAATGCCGTGCTTGCCAAGCATGACGGCCTGCGTCGCTCCGCCTCCGCTGCTGTGGAAGTCGCATCGACCGACCCGGCCGGGCCTGCGGGATCAGTCAGCGACGCTCCGCAGGGACCCGCGGTCGCGACTCCCAGCGACGAGCCGTTCGGCCTGATGACGTTCCGCGCACCCGAGGGTGTGCTGTGGGTGAAGTGGCGCGGCATTCAGGGCGCGATGGCGAGCGAGCGGATCTCGGTCGAACGTTGCAACCGCGATGACGCGCGCTGCTCGGCCTCGGAGCGCCTCTTCGTCGCGCTGACCCGGTCGGCGTCTGCGGCGAGCGACGGCCGCACGCGCGCGGAAATGATCAATCGCGGCGTCAACCAAGCGGTGCGCTACGTCAGCGACGATCAGCAACACGGCCTGCCGGACGTCTGGAGTTCGCCACTGCAGACCTTGCGCAGTGGACTCGGTGACTGCGAAGACTACGCGATTGCCAAATACGCGCTGCTGCTGGCGGCGGGGACGCCCGAATCGGATCTCAAGCTGCTGCTGGTCCGGGACCTCGCCGTGCGGCAGGATCACGCCGTCGTCGCCGTGCGGCTCGACGGTAAATGGTCCGTGCTCGACAACCGGCGGGCCGCTCTGATGGAAGGCCGCGATCTGCAGTCCTTCATGCCGCTGTTTGCCATCGATCACCGCGGCGTCAGCCTGTTCGCTGCGCCCTATGCCGAGCGGCCGCACCACGAAAGCGAGAGCGACGTCACGCCGGCGGCGGAGGCCGACATCGGCGGCGGCGGGAATCCGGGGCGGCCGCTGCTGCTCTGA
- a CDS encoding HlyD family type I secretion periplasmic adaptor subunit — translation MAHSDFAFSNDIRAAVELRTPKTARMLLLASLGLFFTFLIWAHFAVLDEVKRGNGKVVPSRQTQVVQSLEGGIIADLLVQEGAIVEKDQPLARIEDTNFASQFGEIRERRGAMAARVIRLAAETEGRSPVEFPDDLVADAPRAVQTERAVFDAHARKLAQDIDVVQQQEQQKSKEIDELRATEKRFSETLALLNRELGLTRKLFDQKVVPEIEMLRADRQATDMRGQLAVVQASIVKTEAAVQEARSRRLNIVTAFRAQAEDDLAKSRGDLAVLDENIKSAQDRVRRTELRSPVRGIVNKLNVTTIGAVVAPGASLMEITPLDDTLLVEGRIRPQDIAFIRPNHEAVVKLSAYDSSVYGSLHGRVERISADTITDEKGDKNERGETFYRVMVRTEKNHLGTAQQPLPILPGMVATVEILTGKKSVLDYLVKPARMLRDEALRER, via the coding sequence ATGGCGCACAGCGATTTCGCGTTCTCCAACGACATCAGGGCTGCCGTCGAGCTGCGCACGCCGAAGACGGCGCGGATGCTGCTGCTCGCCTCGCTCGGCCTGTTCTTCACCTTCCTGATCTGGGCGCATTTCGCCGTGCTCGACGAGGTCAAGCGCGGCAACGGCAAGGTCGTGCCGTCGCGCCAGACCCAGGTGGTGCAGTCGCTGGAAGGCGGCATCATCGCCGACCTCCTGGTGCAGGAAGGCGCGATCGTCGAGAAGGATCAGCCGCTGGCGCGCATCGAGGACACCAATTTCGCCTCGCAGTTCGGCGAGATCCGCGAGCGCCGCGGCGCGATGGCGGCCCGGGTGATCCGGCTCGCGGCGGAGACCGAGGGCCGCAGCCCGGTCGAGTTTCCCGACGACCTCGTCGCCGACGCCCCGCGCGCGGTGCAGACCGAGCGCGCGGTGTTCGACGCCCATGCACGCAAGCTCGCGCAGGACATCGACGTGGTGCAGCAGCAGGAACAGCAGAAGAGCAAGGAGATCGACGAGCTCAGGGCCACCGAGAAGCGCTTCTCGGAGACGCTGGCGCTGCTCAATCGCGAGCTGGGACTGACCCGCAAGCTGTTCGACCAGAAGGTGGTGCCGGAGATCGAGATGCTGCGCGCCGACCGCCAGGCGACCGACATGCGCGGCCAGCTCGCGGTGGTGCAGGCGAGCATCGTGAAGACCGAGGCGGCGGTGCAGGAGGCGCGCTCGCGCCGGCTCAACATCGTCACCGCCTTCCGCGCGCAGGCCGAAGACGATCTCGCGAAATCCCGCGGTGATCTCGCCGTGCTCGACGAGAACATCAAGTCGGCTCAGGACCGGGTGCGGCGCACCGAATTGCGCTCGCCGGTGCGCGGCATCGTCAACAAGCTCAACGTCACCACCATCGGCGCGGTGGTCGCGCCGGGCGCCAGCCTGATGGAGATCACGCCGCTCGACGATACGCTGCTGGTCGAGGGCCGCATCCGTCCGCAGGACATTGCCTTCATCCGTCCCAACCACGAGGCGGTGGTCAAGCTCAGCGCCTATGATTCATCTGTGTACGGCTCGTTGCACGGGCGCGTCGAGCGCATCAGTGCCGACACGATCACCGATGAGAAGGGCGACAAGAACGAGCGCGGCGAGACCTTCTATCGCGTGATGGTGCGTACCGAGAAGAACCATCTCGGCACCGCCCAGCAGCCGCTTCCGATCCTCCCCGGCATGGTCGCGACCGTGGAGATCCTGACGGGCAAGAAATCGGTGCTGGACTATCTGGTCAAGCCCGCCCGCATGCTGCGTGACGAGGCGCTGCGCGAGCGCTGA